Genomic DNA from Danaus plexippus chromosome 16 unlocalized genomic scaffold, MEX_DaPlex mxdp_23, whole genome shotgun sequence:
GGTCGAAGCGCGCCTCGTCCGCGAACACCGCCCCTCGGAACACCACCGGGTGGGGGAGGTCCGGGCATGACCTACCCAGCACACGCTCGCGGACGGTGAGGCCTTCCATGTGGAGGGCGTGGGGGTTCCCCGGGAGCCGCTCTATGTCCTGATAACATTCGCCTGTGTTAGTTTcagaattagaaatgtatagctgACCGGGCGAACTCCGTTCCTCCTTAAAGACAGTAGATAAGAAGATTTTGGATTTGatcaacttatttttttctttttcaatcgGTTGAAAAGTGTCCTATGTCTTTTCCCTTGTTCTAAGCTACCTCTCCACCAATTTTCAGCGAAACCCGCACAGACGTTCTTGGGTTAAtaatagtgtaactaacacgactttctttttttatatatataataaagtgctCCTCACCGCCATTGTGGTGCTCTCCCTCCAGTTGTCGTAGGCCGGTATGGGCTCGGCTGGTATCTTCAGGATGACTCCGTAGCGTGTGTCGTATCTCATGGCCATAGCTCGGTGTAAGTACTGGTACGCCATCTGTGGTCAAACATGGCGTGggcttcaaatataaatatttattaaataaatttttatttgtttaaaaaaaaatggttaaaaaaaatatctatggaTACATTCGCTTTGTATCagattattatcaattaatttgatttttttaatttttgttttcctagaaaaataaaattgtatatgaatttaatgttttcatatgTGATAGAGTGTAACTCATGTAAacgatatttcattattttttttacttaatactaCAGAAAAATTATGTCATAAATCTTGTACTAAGGTACATGCTTGGGCAGTACGTATAGtaaaatacatagaaaatCAGCATGACCCCTGCGCAACGATGACACTCAAAATCGTGAAGCGTTCTACTTTTTCAAGGGAACCTTCATGCTGGACAACAGATAGGAATAAAACACCAGACTTACTCGACTTCTACATTACGAAAAATATCAGTCAGAACTACATGAGTATACAAACCAGCACTGATTTATCTTCCGACCACACACAGTCATAATGAATGTAAGTACGACGGTGGTAATGATGCGACCAGAAAAAGAATGTACAACAAAGGTAAAAACTCACAACAAAATCACAACAGAGCTTAAACTGATAAACCCGCTGAAAACAGCTGAAGATATAGAAATTGCTATAGAGAGCCTCAATAAAATGATACACGAAGCGGCTTCAATCTCCACATAAAAGTTACTCCTAACACTCAACGAATATCCTAAATCTATCCAAAACAAACTAATCTAAGAAGGCTAGAAAGGCACAGAACTGGATATCCCGCAGACAAAACAGTGTTCAACAGATCGTCAAACGACCTACAAGAACTCATCAAAAGTTTTACCGACGACAATCTCCGAGCATTTCTCTCTAACTTAACTCCACGTACAGACGCAAATTACTCACCTAGGTAGGCAACACAAAAATCAAACGTCCTACGAAGCAGgttcccccccccccccccataAGAAAAACAGTGGAGACTGGGCAAGATGAGGCAAAGAGAAAGCTTCAATCTTTGCTGAACATTTAAGTAAAGTATTTCAACCGTTTCCCGAGTTGAAACCTGATGATACCGCTGATATAACAGATGTGTCTCCCGGAAAAATATACGATCCCTTTCGAAGTAGCCAGGGAAATAAAACTCCTCAGGGTAGAAAATCACCGGGATACGATGGTATAGATAgcatttttttggaaaaatttgaaaaaaggaGAGATACGTGTCCACTAGTGACACTTCACAATGAGGAACTCGCCCAAGATGACAATGCCAAATACTTGGGCATGCATTTAGACAGAAGGCTGACGTGACAAAGCGCAGCATGTACTGGTTAATAGGACGCCACTCACAAATGATCACACACAGTGAATTGACAGTATACAAAGCCATCCTAAAACCTACACGGACGGACGGCAGCCAGCTGCGGGTGCAACCAGCGACAGAAACATGGAGATTCTGGGAATATCAAACAAAACCCCGACAGCCATTTTTAACATCCCATTTTACATCAGCAATAAACTCATATACCTTGACTTAGAAACACCAACCGTCAAACAGGAGATAAGGAAATACAGCGACGCCTATCAAAAAAGGCTCTCTGGACGTTAACAGCCCACAGATGGAGTGGAGATCAAAGCCTTCAATATGGGAGATTGAAAAGACAGGGTTCCAACTCAGGGTACAAAGTAGACTCACCAGGATGGAATAAGACACCCAACTGAGCTGTGTCCCTCCAGCTCAAAccataagataaataatatatcggaCAAACTAGTGGCTTAGTGTTTGAGACAACAGATCGCCGAGTcgcagaaaagaaaaaaaacttttcacaGTCCGAATGACTAACTAGAACAAAAATGACATCGCGACACAGAATACGGTGAAGGAACATATTACATTGTTTGATTGGAATCTTAAAACAATACCCTACgaacttttataacataaatttgattataaagataaacaacggcaataagaaataaaaatatgagcgTGTGACGTCACGAGCGCCGACTCACCCGCAGGCAGTAGTACTCCTTGTCATTAGCGAAGGAGGCGCCGAGCAGTTCGTACGCGTCGATAGCCTGCGTACGGGACACCTCCGGCCTCGCTGCCAAAATTTCGACTACCGAGGCCCGGGCACGCTCAGCGGCGCACTGCAGCGGTGTCATGCCtagacacaaacacacacacctTACTAACtaggaatataataatatacagcaaaagttataaattttaatgaataaagatATCACAAGCGAACACATCAGGTAGTAGAATTGTTATTTAGTTATgtggatttttaataataaagacgaAATAAATACAACCTGTATATTAAACCAGCATTTTCGCACTTTAAAGGACTCTACCCACTACTACGTTGCAATAAAGTTTCAggcaaaaaatatctttgtattGTAAGGTAAGAGAAAATGGCCACTAAATCGTTTCGTCGCCAACCAGTGTATAGTGTGGAAGAGTATAGTGTTGTACGTCGGTCCCGACACGATCCTAGTACGGTCATAGCATGATACGTTGTGATGGGCAGactactatatttaaatacacaaaGACATACAGAACAAGTAATCTTAAATGTCcaatatacaatacatatatttatcatagaaaaaattaacatgCATATAGTTACATTGATCTTACCGTGTTCGTTTGTGAGTATTTTTGCGTTGTGGTCAATGAGGGCGCAGACCACGGCCGCGTGGCCGCACTCGGAGGCGAAGTGTAGCGCCGTGGCACCGCAGAGAGCGCGCTCGTCCACACGAGCGCCGCTGTCCAACAGGAACTGAACCTGGGACCGCGCACAAACAACACAAACATTAACAGGACATGAACCCGCGCTATCGTGATTCGCGTCGCAACGAGTTACGACTGAACTATAGTACCCTCATTGGAATTGATCCTTTAGCATTCTAGGTTTATATCAGGATTACACTAAAGtattactaatttaattaaactcttTTTTACTAGCTgcaagtaattataattatactcaCAACATCCAAGTGTCCCTTGTAAGCTGCTATCATGAGACACgtgttgttatatttgttcGCCTTGTGTATGTCCGCTCCGTGTCGGACCAGGTATTTGACTATGTCCAGTCGTCCGTCAAAGCAGGCGGCCCTGAGGGGAGTGCTCAGGGTCTTGGTGGCGTGATTCACGTTCGCCCCGGCACGCACCAAGCGCTTCACGATGCCCAGGTGACCAGCGCCCGCGGCGCACCAGAGAGCTGTTGCTCCTACACCGTGCAAAAACaatcgtatttaatttattacttttttgggCAAAACTTTATCTTGAATActcattaagtaatattatattattgtatttttattaaaaaatagcgTTGCGTTCAATTTAGTATGTTTTTCAGATCTATATTGCACATGCAGATCATTTTCGATATTtcgtaacaaataaaagtgtttTCTGCTCTgattattagatttaattaggaattttaattgtatacgGTCTGTAAGAAATGTAACCTTCactttcattacaaaatatgttacactgtttatattacattttcagTTTGAGATGATTTCTACACGGCGCATATTTTTTCAACGTAGTAATCTCATCTATTCACACTACTGTTAGGAATATTTATCATCTTTGTTAGATTTTCAATAAAGCTTATATGATCATTTaactactataaaaaaaaaaaaaaaaataaggactaaaggaaaagaaaataacatttatgaacgcgttaaattaaaactttacaatCGACACaatcctataaaataaatacggaGAGGCGATATCTTAATAGATATGTAACCCACACTCTGTTAGCGACTGAAATCCACTTACATACGTTTTAATAGAAACCCTTTTTACagcgatatttaaaaattataaccatgaggtttatttattatgaaatcacATCATAATTTTGAAGGAAAAGTTTAAattccatattaaattaaagtaaaaagttcaaattaaaagttcaATAGTTTCCCTCACAACAGTGTGAACGTTGCATTATACACCTAACACCGCATTTAATTCTATCAGACATCAAAGAACAAGATGCTTgaacttcaaaatatttaataaacactcctttatatattaaaatcatccTCAAAGAAAGTTCTGGTAGGACGCCAACTGAGAATACGTGTATAGTATACAACTATATACAAACGGCGGAACAGTCTTTGTGTACAAActaatttattctattaatatacaGCCACGCGCACCACACCACGGAAAAAGTCAATGCGCTCACAACTGACGACACTCCCAGGGAACTCGTTGCCATCCTCATATCCGCAGATCTTATAAccacaataacaataacaataattataaaactaatagtgcattaatcaataaaactttaaaaaatatatattttccggTTTTCGGATAACatatcgtctgcccgtgatcacggttgcagcaaagtaatcgaaacgtcggcggtatgtttattaaaactattcgttttatttcaatgaatactcgcgagaATCTTACAATTACATCTCatcaattaaactttattaattccGCTTAGTTTCACGATCGTAACattaaacatgaaaaatacatttttcccTACAGCACCCACAAAATAAATGCAAGGTAATTTCCCCACACTATGTGTTTAGTAAAGGTCGTCTTCAGGAAGTAGTTTTTCTTTAGCAGAACAACGGAATCgaataatttcttttcatacattttgaaTCTGTATATTTCGCTTAAATtatctgtaatattataaaaattacgaatTGTGAGAACTGCTTCATCAATGTCTGAGTGCTAAGAGTGttgaacacaaaaaaatacatacatacaaagatTAAAAAGCCGACTGtcaaaaataaacgaaatgtttgattttgtaCAGTGGATGccagtaaaatatatgattagtaagacatttttttaaatattttaataaacttttaaatactatttagaaaaacattaatcaattaaaaaattacagtttacaataaaagttataactaTTCAATTGTGCATTTAGTTAAACTTCTATTTTCATGTACAAATGATCAACGGACATAGTTTTAATGCGCCTCCGTAATTTTATTGAGAGCATAACGACCTTTGTTGGCACACCTTGTTAATTTGCTTTGTTCAAATTTTTAacgaattatatacatatatatatatatatatatatatatatatttttttttttttttcattaaaacccACTTTAAAagccaatattatatatttttcaaacaaatataaaacctttgaCCTCAAACTTGTTAAGTTCTCATTATCACATGATagaattttttcaattatgatAGCTATGagtgaataaaaatagattactTTACTTCATCAaccagacatatatatataaatatattgcattatatgaaaagaaatttaaaatgtaaaacactACATCCACTGTACACAAATtcctttacaatataataaacaaataagttGCAACTAACCTTCAATGACATATTCATCAAATTTGACGGTCCCCTCAAGTTCTAATCTGACGGGGGGTCGGAATTTCTCCAACATTATCCGAACTGCACCTTCTCTGCCGTGCCTCGCGGCCGCTATCAGTGGGGTACACTTAACACCATCACAGCATACATCCTGGATTTATTGACATTATCACATCAATGGACATGACTAAAATGACAAAGTGAGAGGTGAATGATCGGTGGAACGCACAAACACACATACCCTCAACATGTTGGCATTGTagcacaatatttataatttttctttcattaatcTACACACTTGATAGATACAATCAAGGCTTGTgaaacacaaaattatttttttatgtagtatGGTGAAGTATACTAGCGGTTACCCTCTCTTAGATCAACCACTGTATGataatatgcaaaaaaattaagccTATATCCAGAGGTTCCCAATCTTATTTTGCCTACTGCCcactttgagaataaattattttctagctATTATTCAGCTACTGAAAGACCACTATAATGAAATTACAGATCAACCCAGAGGCTCCTACACAACATCCTAATTTTTTTCTGTGTCTCCTCCTGTCTGCTTTAGGCCTGCAGCGCCCACAAAGGGATGTTATCACCCACTTTCGGAAAGACTGGTCTATACCAAGATGTATGacaaataatgaaatcaattttattgattgtttttagataacttttttttttatgtttctttaatttttcttttatttgaattttaaaataaaatattgaacctCAAAAAATCCAGAGCCCTGTAGAAAattggataaaaatataatataagtgtaaatatattttaattttttaaatattttaacttatataaaatataaatcttaatctCTAATGGTTTTAAGTAAGTGACCTGTATTGTACATTgtgtatattacatatttattaattcaaaatatttattaaaaataataaaaaggttgatgaaaacaatgtaaaattaaatatatatatttttgttgcacATGTTCAATTCATTGTagctcaaaattttattaagaatatatatattctatggTTATTCTGcattaacatgaaaaaaactattgatttttcattaatatcaaaaaaagtaacaaaaggattatacttaatgttataaaaacattgccAAAAAAGCAAACTAAATCGAAAATTACTTTGACTTAAATAGAAGATATGTGGAAATGAGAGAAcaaatgtatacattaaatattttaatgacgcTACTACGTGTGAATGACTCGCAAATTAAGCTAACATCTGATTTGGAAgacaaaaatagaaattaaacacGTTAGtcgaacattattttttgacTCATGACattaccaaaatattaaaaatagttacagAGATTAAGAAACAATTCTATATTACTTACACTGTTTAAGATTTCTTCTATGTCGTCTATGTGTTTTTCGTACAATAGGGCATACAGAGTCAGTGACATTCCATCCCTGGCAGCAAAAAACACCCTATCCTTCAGGGTGCTGGAAATGTCCTCGATAACTAGTTTGTCTTCTATATTATGTAGATTCACCATGATTAAAACTGTAGTTCCTAGTACACTTTAACGTGATTGCTTTTGGCCGAGcgaatttgttataaaaatataacgcaAAACACAAAATTCACTACACAGAGTAGCTGAGtgcaaaaaacaaatactacAGGAACTCAAATTTGAGTTTTTACGATTTGATCATGACATTTTATTCTGAATTTGACAGTGCCCACCTCTATTTGTTGCTATTtggttagataaataatattactatgtaATAAATAGGAAGAAATGGAGACAAttctttaaatagaaatgaagTAGTAAAAATTCAAGAACTATTCGGAAAGAAGATGGAATatgttctttaatttaattctcaaattatcccttatttttttttacattatatttagcatatttctaaaattcaatatataaagataatatatataattttatttttatacacaattgTTTACcacacattaataaattaagaattgcGTTAAACGTATTAAATAGTATGCCACGTTTTGTCCAAGTGGAATTTATTAACCAATAGGATCACACTTCACCTTTCAATTTGACATTTTTTGCTTTGTTTTTGACGTGTTACCTGTCGCTTTCTCTAAtctctatatatttacaaaatatttatttaaataattaattcttctttaaaaataaaagacatgtcTAGCGGTCAGTGGGAAGTTGTCggtaaaaataagaaatccCAAAACggtaaagtaaaa
This window encodes:
- the LOC116771833 gene encoding protein fem-1 homolog B, which translates into the protein MVNLHNIEDKLVIEDISSTLKDRVFFAARDGMSLTLYALLYEKHIDDIEEILNSDVCCDGVKCTPLIAAARHGREGAVRIMLEKFRPPVRLELEGTVKFDEYVIEGATALWCAAGAGHLGIVKRLVRAGANVNHATKTLSTPLRAACFDGRLDIVKYLVRHGADIHKANKYNNTCLMIAAYKGHLDVVQFLLDSGARVDERALCGATALHFASECGHAAVVCALIDHNAKILTNEHGMTPLQCAAERARASVVEILAARPEVSRTQAIDAYELLGASFANDKEYYCLRMAYQYLHRAMAMRYDTRYGVILKIPAEPIPAYDNWRESTTMADIERLPGNPHALHMEGLTVRERVLGRSCPDLPHPVVFRGAVFADEARFDRCLALWKHALSLRHQNQVSVVKDLLRFAQVFSQMIHIGIELPLSQVCFVLEACAEELRRGLKRIEKPLPNHDPDALIEEYESNVRTALYLVAVAAKLLESPGNDESTCSAVRRAIFQLRGARLRSGQTLLHLAVDRRTPVDDFHTSDVCQFPCPVTASLLLECGSAVDAADDARRTPLHVALISYQLVPDERGLSAAAVRGAVEELLRHSAHVDAVDAAGITPLVAAIGGPAESLVRAALSPRLSCLAAAALALHGRTYRPSQVPRDLHAFLHMHGVNPAK